From the genome of Lentilactobacillus buchneri, one region includes:
- a CDS encoding ABC transporter ATP-binding protein: MVDTNSDQFLSIKNVSTAFKINGQYYDAVSNVNLEVKHDEILAIVGESGCGKSTLATTIMGLHDPEETQISGEIDFEGTDLLKLDEKGYNQVRGAKIGMIFQDPLSALNPLKRIEDQIQEVMVYHTKMTEKQRHARVIELLNQVGIEDPERTAHQFPHQLSGGMRQRIIIAIAIACKPDLIIADEPTTALDVTIQAQILDVLRDIQRENHAGIILITHDLGVVAETADRVAVMYAGQIVEQGTAAQIFNEPKHPYTRSLLRSMPQRDNENDELYVIKGMVPSLQRMPKDGDRFAPRIPWIPASAHEAHPAMHDIGDNHLVRCTCYKDFYFPDQVKEGAGHESN, from the coding sequence GTGGTTGATACAAATTCTGACCAATTCTTGAGCATCAAAAATGTCAGCACCGCATTCAAGATTAATGGTCAATACTATGATGCCGTTTCAAACGTCAACCTTGAAGTAAAGCATGATGAAATTCTCGCAATTGTGGGGGAGTCCGGTTGTGGGAAGAGTACTTTGGCAACCACCATTATGGGGCTGCATGATCCGGAAGAAACTCAAATTTCCGGGGAAATCGATTTTGAGGGAACCGATTTATTGAAACTTGATGAGAAGGGCTATAACCAGGTTCGGGGAGCCAAAATTGGCATGATTTTCCAGGACCCACTGTCAGCTCTGAACCCATTAAAACGAATTGAAGATCAGATTCAAGAAGTGATGGTTTATCACACCAAGATGACCGAAAAACAGCGTCATGCCCGGGTGATTGAATTGCTGAACCAAGTTGGCATCGAAGATCCTGAACGGACCGCGCACCAGTTTCCACATCAACTTTCCGGTGGGATGCGCCAACGAATTATTATTGCGATTGCAATCGCTTGTAAGCCCGACTTAATCATCGCGGACGAACCGACAACCGCTTTGGATGTCACGATTCAGGCCCAAATATTGGATGTTTTAAGAGATATTCAAAGAGAAAACCACGCCGGCATTATTCTGATTACCCATGATCTCGGGGTTGTCGCCGAAACAGCCGACCGGGTTGCTGTCATGTATGCCGGCCAAATTGTCGAACAGGGAACTGCCGCTCAAATCTTTAATGAGCCCAAGCACCCTTATACCCGCTCACTGCTTAGATCGATGCCGCAGCGGGACAACGAAAATGATGAGCTCTATGTGATTAAGGGCATGGTACCGTCACTTCAACGGATGCCAAAGGATGGCGATCGATTTGCACCGCGGATTCCTTGGATTCCAGCCTCGGCTCACGAAGCCCATCCAGCCATGCACGACATTGGCGACAATCACTTAGTCCGCTGCACCTGCTATAAAGACTTTTATTTCCCAGACCAAGTAAAGGAGGGCGCCGGTCATGAGTCTAATTGA
- a CDS encoding ATP-binding cassette domain-containing protein, which yields MSLIEINGLKVHYPIRGGFWNRVVDNVKAVDGVTFDIEAGETYGLVGESGSGKSTTAKAIIGLEKATAGTVMYKGKDVTKGENRRKLDYNRDVQMIFQDSLSSLNPRKRIEDVIAEPLRNFEHLDKEEEKLRVLQLLDIVGLDADALYKYPHQFSGGQRQRIGVARAVATHPKLIIADEPVSALDLSVQAQVLNFMKKIQRQFGISYLFISHDLGVVRHMCKNIAIMTRGRIVEVGTRDDIYNNPMHIYTKRLLAAIPETNVNHREEHRKHRLEIEKIYQEQQKTYYDQDGMAFPLVKVSPTHSVALPPELAKEFEQQSENKGVNV from the coding sequence ATGAGTCTAATTGAAATTAACGGCCTTAAGGTTCATTATCCGATTCGCGGCGGCTTCTGGAACCGCGTCGTCGATAACGTCAAAGCGGTTGACGGGGTCACCTTCGATATTGAAGCTGGCGAAACCTATGGCCTGGTTGGTGAGTCTGGCTCCGGTAAATCAACAACCGCCAAAGCAATCATCGGCTTGGAAAAAGCAACCGCCGGAACCGTTATGTACAAAGGAAAAGACGTCACGAAGGGCGAAAATCGGCGCAAACTCGATTATAACCGCGACGTGCAAATGATTTTCCAGGATTCGCTTTCGAGTCTAAATCCCCGTAAACGAATCGAAGATGTCATCGCGGAACCACTGCGCAATTTTGAGCATCTCGATAAAGAAGAAGAAAAGCTCCGGGTTCTTCAATTGTTGGATATTGTCGGCTTGGACGCTGATGCCCTATACAAATATCCCCACCAATTTTCAGGCGGCCAGCGACAACGAATTGGCGTTGCAAGAGCAGTCGCCACCCATCCAAAATTGATTATCGCAGACGAACCGGTATCTGCCCTGGACCTTTCCGTTCAAGCCCAGGTGCTGAACTTCATGAAGAAAATTCAACGTCAGTTTGGAATTTCCTATCTCTTCATCTCCCATGATTTAGGAGTTGTTCGTCACATGTGCAAGAACATCGCCATCATGACCCGCGGCCGAATCGTTGAGGTTGGGACCCGGGATGATATCTACAATAATCCAATGCACATTTATACCAAACGCCTGCTGGCTGCGATTCCTGAAACCAACGTGAATCATCGAGAGGAGCACCGCAAGCATCGTTTAGAGATTGAGAAAATTTACCAAGAACAGCAGAAAACTTATTACGATCAAGACGGCATGGCGTTTCCACTCGTCAAAGTCTCACCAACTCACTCGGTGGCTTTACCGCCTGAGTTAGCTAAGGAATTTGAACAGCAGTCTGAGAACAAGGGGGTAAACGTCTGA
- a CDS encoding ABC transporter permease has protein sequence MWKTILRRVLIMIPELIILSILVFLLAKAMPGDPFTGSINPRADPAQIHHLMEIHGLYDPWYQQYWNWVVHLFHGDLGMSYEYQEPVVDLIQQRGANTLWLALFTMVLTYGIGLPLGMYAAHHEGKLQDTLVRVYTYVTMSIPFFVVLVIGIWIFGYALNWFPTSGSVSAQASGLGGTVLSRLDHIILPGLLGALFGTVNIVQYLRSEVIDAKHSDYVRTARSKGVPMKDIYRHHIFRNSLLPIAAFAGYSITGLLGGSIFTEMVFSYPGMGLLFLNAINFRDYTVITALVLLYGFLNLLGTLLSDIVLSIVDPRVRVE, from the coding sequence ATGTGGAAAACAATTTTACGCCGGGTCTTAATTATGATTCCGGAATTAATTATCTTGAGTATTTTGGTTTTCTTGCTGGCCAAGGCCATGCCTGGTGACCCATTTACCGGGTCAATTAACCCCCGAGCTGATCCTGCTCAAATTCATCATTTAATGGAAATCCATGGATTGTACGATCCCTGGTACCAGCAATACTGGAACTGGGTTGTTCATTTGTTCCACGGCGATCTGGGGATGAGTTATGAGTACCAGGAACCAGTTGTTGATTTGATTCAACAGCGGGGTGCCAATACTTTATGGCTCGCATTATTCACAATGGTTTTGACTTACGGGATCGGTCTGCCGCTTGGGATGTACGCTGCCCATCATGAAGGCAAACTGCAAGACACTTTGGTACGTGTATATACATATGTCACAATGTCGATTCCATTCTTCGTTGTTTTAGTTATCGGAATTTGGATTTTTGGTTACGCATTGAACTGGTTCCCAACCAGTGGATCAGTTTCCGCTCAGGCAAGCGGACTTGGCGGGACGGTGTTGTCCCGGCTCGACCACATCATTTTACCCGGGCTTTTAGGAGCGTTGTTTGGAACTGTCAACATCGTTCAGTACCTGCGTTCAGAAGTCATTGATGCCAAGCACTCCGATTACGTCCGCACCGCTCGTTCCAAAGGGGTGCCGATGAAGGATATTTATCGTCACCATATCTTCCGTAACTCACTGTTGCCAATCGCCGCTTTTGCCGGATACTCCATCACTGGCCTGCTTGGTGGGTCGATCTTTACTGAAATGGTCTTCTCTTATCCTGGTATGGGGCTCTTATTCTTGAACGCCATCAACTTCCGGGATTACACCGTCATTACCGCGTTGGTGCTGCTATATGGCTTCCTGAACTTGCTGGGAACTTTGCTTTCAGACATTGTCTTGAGCATCGTTGACCCACGAGTTCGGGTTGAGTAG
- a CDS encoding ABC transporter permease, which produces MKRDIEDATTISKEDLAKLTKEANEEATPSRLKIMWGEFKADKPAMVSLFLLVFFILFVIIASEFIDVPKMMETNIMGYYNKPFTPDYWLGADAGGRSIAKELIVGSRNSISIAIGLTIISSTFGICWGLVSGYYGGLVDLAMQRVYDFMMIIPMLMTIIVIVTIIPHYNAITLTLILSIFYWMGTSRLIRSRTLAESQKDYVAASKTSGTSNFKIIFREIMPNISSLIIVDTTLSFAENIGVETGLSFLGFGLPMGTPSLGTLIANANDPENITQYWWTWLPAAIEIIVLCLSISYIGQVMRRTTNAAQRRGQDQK; this is translated from the coding sequence ATGAAACGAGATATTGAAGACGCAACGACCATTTCCAAAGAGGACCTCGCTAAATTAACTAAAGAAGCCAATGAAGAAGCCACCCCGTCACGGCTTAAAATCATGTGGGGTGAGTTTAAGGCTGATAAACCGGCGATGGTTTCCCTCTTCTTATTAGTATTCTTTATTCTGTTTGTGATTATCGCTTCAGAATTCATTGATGTTCCCAAAATGATGGAAACCAACATCATGGGCTACTACAATAAGCCCTTTACCCCGGATTACTGGCTGGGTGCCGATGCTGGTGGCCGTTCCATTGCCAAAGAATTAATCGTTGGCTCACGTAACTCAATTTCGATTGCGATTGGTTTGACGATCATCTCATCAACTTTTGGTATCTGCTGGGGTCTGGTTTCCGGGTACTACGGCGGCTTGGTTGATTTGGCCATGCAGCGTGTTTATGACTTCATGATGATTATTCCAATGCTGATGACAATTATTGTGATTGTGACGATTATTCCACATTACAATGCCATCACGTTGACGCTGATCCTGTCGATCTTCTATTGGATGGGAACTTCACGACTCATCCGTTCGCGAACGTTAGCTGAATCGCAAAAGGATTACGTCGCAGCTTCCAAGACTTCCGGTACCAGTAATTTTAAGATCATTTTTAGAGAAATTATGCCAAACATTTCGTCATTGATCATTGTTGATACTACTTTGTCATTCGCTGAAAACATTGGTGTTGAAACTGGACTGTCATTCTTGGGCTTTGGCCTGCCAATGGGAACCCCATCACTAGGAACTTTGATCGCCAATGCCAACGACCCTGAAAATATCACTCAGTACTGGTGGACTTGGTTGCCCGCCGCAATTGAGATTATCGTTTTGTGTCTGTCAATCAGTTATATTGGCCAAGTCATGCGTCGAACCACCAACGCTGCTCAACGGCGTGGTCAGGATCAAAAGTAA
- a CDS encoding oligopeptide ABC transporter substrate-binding protein translates to MSKKKWLTAGIAMLSVMTLAACSNGKSSESGAGKHVSMSATYSGPGKATTAGNNSTLKVAEVNDAPFAGISAPTLASNAEDQDVFSPGGMGNMFNVTKDYKIVNGGLANQKIDRKAKTITITLRKDAKWSNGAKVTAKDVEYPYEIIGNKSTTSQQYSADYAAIKGMAAYHAGKAKTISGITFPDGQNGRTTVIHYSKMSPSMKYAGNSFVWTTVEPYEYYKGIPISKLAASSKVRKNPIFVGPYKLDKVVQGESTSWSPNKYYYGKKPQVKHITIQVVSSNNILAAFKSKKYDFVAGGANSVMPSSQYPKFKKLSDYGIAGTPSMGYSYFGFNVGHMDTKTGLNVMDKNSKMANKDLRRAMIYAANINAVEKKFGNGVSWQANTLIPPAFKDVYDAKNPGFKYNMKKAKSLLDKAGYKKSGKWRTDPNGKKLVIHLGAMQSSAATEAEYQFYLQQWHKLGLNVKMTGGKPMEMNSFYATLQKPKQTSIDVFLAAWSLSTEPTPTQIYGVDAPFNMGHFATKKNTALMKSLNNDKAWNPKYRAQQYKKWQRYMNSQAAYAPESFSLAWSPVNKRVKGYSVAPTNNEFWSNLSLTAANPK, encoded by the coding sequence ATGAGCAAAAAGAAATGGCTCACAGCCGGAATTGCGATGCTGTCAGTTATGACACTCGCTGCTTGCTCTAATGGTAAGAGCAGTGAATCAGGCGCCGGCAAGCATGTTTCAATGTCAGCTACATATAGTGGCCCTGGTAAGGCGACTACAGCAGGAAATAATAGTACTTTGAAGGTTGCTGAAGTTAATGATGCCCCATTTGCCGGGATTTCAGCACCAACTTTGGCAAGTAACGCAGAAGATCAAGATGTCTTTTCACCTGGTGGTATGGGCAATATGTTCAATGTAACGAAGGACTATAAGATTGTGAATGGCGGCCTTGCCAACCAGAAGATTGATCGTAAAGCCAAGACCATTACAATTACCCTTCGTAAGGATGCTAAATGGTCAAATGGTGCTAAGGTAACCGCCAAAGATGTCGAATATCCATATGAAATCATCGGTAATAAGAGCACCACGTCTCAACAGTATTCAGCTGATTATGCTGCCATTAAAGGGATGGCTGCTTACCATGCAGGGAAAGCCAAGACTATTTCAGGCATTACATTCCCTGATGGTCAAAATGGTCGAACCACTGTTATCCATTACAGTAAGATGTCACCTTCAATGAAGTATGCCGGAAACTCATTTGTCTGGACAACTGTTGAACCATACGAATACTACAAAGGCATTCCAATTTCCAAGTTGGCTGCTTCAAGTAAAGTTCGTAAAAACCCAATTTTCGTTGGACCATATAAACTGGACAAAGTTGTTCAGGGTGAATCCACTAGTTGGTCACCAAACAAATACTACTATGGCAAGAAGCCACAAGTTAAACATATTACCATTCAAGTTGTTTCATCTAACAACATTCTGGCTGCTTTCAAGTCTAAGAAATATGACTTCGTTGCCGGTGGTGCTAACTCAGTTATGCCATCCAGTCAATATCCTAAGTTCAAGAAGTTGAGTGACTACGGAATTGCCGGTACTCCTTCAATGGGATACAGCTACTTTGGCTTTAATGTTGGCCACATGGACACTAAGACCGGATTGAATGTCATGGATAAGAATTCCAAGATGGCTAACAAGGATCTTCGTCGAGCAATGATTTACGCTGCGAATATTAATGCCGTTGAGAAGAAATTTGGAAACGGTGTTTCATGGCAAGCAAATACCTTGATTCCACCTGCATTCAAGGATGTCTATGACGCTAAGAACCCTGGCTTCAAGTACAACATGAAGAAAGCCAAATCACTTCTTGATAAAGCAGGCTACAAGAAGAGCGGCAAGTGGCGGACTGATCCAAATGGTAAAAAGCTGGTTATCCATTTGGGTGCAATGCAAAGCTCAGCTGCTACTGAAGCTGAGTATCAATTCTATCTGCAACAATGGCACAAGCTTGGTTTGAACGTCAAGATGACCGGTGGTAAGCCAATGGAAATGAATAGTTTCTACGCAACCCTTCAAAAGCCAAAGCAAACATCCATTGATGTCTTCCTTGCTGCATGGTCACTTTCAACGGAACCAACACCAACTCAAATTTATGGTGTCGACGCACCATTCAACATGGGTCACTTTGCAACAAAGAAGAACACTGCTTTGATGAAGAGCTTGAACAATGATAAGGCTTGGAATCCAAAGTATCGTGCTCAACAGTACAAGAAGTGGCAACGTTACATGAACAGTCAAGCTGCTTACGCTCCTGAAAGCTTCAGTTTGGCATGGAGCCCAGTTAACAAGCGGGTTAAGGGCTACAGTGTTGCACCAACCAACAATGAATTCTGGAGCAACCTTTCATTAACTGCTGCAAATCCAAAATAA
- a CDS encoding S53 family peptidase, with protein MKTINHWLVGLASLALFVSAAPMTQAASQKKAAGKDPYGIQKILKKLMAKKTMSPNKQVQLDIVLKPQNEDQITNQIYAVNTPGNPDFKNFYTPQHFRDQFGQPASVTGQFKPFLSKYHLKSSTFSNGLIIKVTGKAKDVNKAFSTNLKTATYHSNPVQFSSKKPVMPANLADKVLTVLGVTTFNQGGSGLVSSKAKSKTPKGKMNPKDSPSKFVNHYNLKPLYDKGYQGQGQTVGIITFAGFKKSDAETFWKGEGLDVKPNRLSVKKIASPVYSSTGPTGQLETTLDVEQSGAIAPQANVRVYQANWSDVGLTNAYATAFDENKASSLSMSWGLNEYVTHYLNQKKLLTPVYGQAMSLLMAQGALQGISTFVASGDTGAYGMGVGGTFGPINIPNYSTYADFPSDNPWVTSTGGTTLPFTKNLGGGVKISVDKERAWGADYMYKAYAKHRKLFQTNLSALQMLYSAGGGGISKLYDTPAYQQGVSGVNTFNARQYLSNLMQPSPNPVLVSGTQYGRNYPDVSADADVFTGYQIYTKATGWKTVGGTSAVAPQFNGVTAVINSGKGTRMGFWNPQIYALAQDPEKTPFTVLDSDSNNSNLYYVGQPGKLYNQATGLGTVNFEKLYDSYQ; from the coding sequence ATGAAGACAATCAATCATTGGCTGGTCGGTTTGGCCAGTTTAGCATTATTTGTGTCCGCAGCACCAATGACTCAAGCAGCTTCACAGAAGAAAGCGGCTGGGAAAGATCCTTATGGGATTCAGAAGATCCTTAAGAAACTCATGGCCAAGAAGACCATGTCCCCTAACAAGCAAGTCCAGTTGGACATTGTTTTGAAGCCCCAGAATGAAGATCAGATTACCAATCAGATATACGCCGTCAACACACCGGGTAATCCTGACTTCAAGAATTTCTATACGCCGCAGCACTTCCGTGACCAATTTGGTCAGCCAGCAAGTGTGACCGGTCAATTTAAGCCGTTTTTGAGCAAATATCATCTCAAATCAAGCACCTTTTCAAATGGACTGATCATCAAGGTCACTGGCAAGGCCAAGGATGTCAACAAGGCGTTCTCAACTAACCTGAAGACGGCGACCTACCACTCCAATCCGGTTCAATTCTCGTCCAAAAAGCCAGTGATGCCTGCCAACTTGGCCGACAAGGTGCTGACGGTCTTGGGGGTTACCACCTTCAATCAGGGCGGCAGCGGCCTGGTTTCCAGCAAAGCCAAGAGCAAGACACCCAAGGGTAAGATGAACCCGAAGGATTCTCCAAGCAAATTTGTCAATCACTACAATCTAAAACCACTGTATGACAAGGGCTATCAAGGCCAAGGTCAAACTGTTGGGATCATTACTTTTGCCGGCTTTAAGAAGAGTGACGCTGAAACCTTCTGGAAGGGTGAGGGGCTTGACGTGAAACCAAATCGCTTGAGCGTCAAGAAGATTGCTTCACCCGTCTACAGCTCAACTGGTCCTACTGGTCAGCTTGAAACCACCTTGGATGTTGAACAATCGGGTGCGATTGCACCACAAGCCAACGTCCGCGTCTACCAAGCCAACTGGAGTGACGTCGGGTTGACCAATGCCTACGCAACGGCATTCGATGAGAATAAGGCCAGCTCACTTTCAATGAGTTGGGGCTTAAATGAATACGTGACCCACTACTTGAATCAGAAGAAACTGCTGACACCGGTATATGGTCAGGCAATGAGCTTGTTGATGGCTCAGGGGGCTCTCCAAGGCATTTCAACCTTCGTTGCTTCTGGTGATACCGGAGCTTACGGGATGGGCGTTGGCGGCACGTTTGGCCCAATCAACATTCCTAATTACAGCACTTACGCTGATTTTCCATCAGACAATCCATGGGTTACTTCGACTGGCGGTACCACGCTGCCGTTTACTAAGAATCTTGGCGGTGGTGTGAAGATTTCCGTCGATAAGGAACGGGCCTGGGGTGCCGATTATATGTACAAGGCATACGCTAAGCACCGAAAGTTATTCCAAACCAACTTGAGTGCACTGCAAATGTTATATAGCGCTGGCGGCGGTGGCATCAGTAAGCTGTATGATACCCCAGCCTACCAGCAGGGTGTTTCCGGGGTTAATACCTTTAACGCGCGTCAATACCTTTCGAATTTGATGCAGCCGAGTCCCAACCCGGTTCTGGTCAGCGGCACCCAATATGGCCGGAACTATCCTGATGTCTCAGCTGATGCCGACGTCTTCACTGGTTACCAGATCTACACCAAGGCAACTGGTTGGAAGACGGTGGGTGGTACCAGTGCTGTTGCACCCCAATTTAACGGTGTGACTGCGGTTATTAACAGTGGTAAGGGAACTCGAATGGGCTTCTGGAATCCACAAATTTACGCACTGGCACAAGATCCGGAGAAGACACCATTTACGGTGCTGGATAGTGATTCGAACAACTCGAACCTGTACTATGTCGGCCAACCTGGCAAATTGTATAACCAGGCGACTGGGCTTGGTACTGTGAACTTTGAGAAACTTTATGATAGTTATCAATAA
- a CDS encoding glutathione S-transferase C-terminal domain-containing protein, which produces MSQNVKRGDACALPTQKNDAGFTKKFSTGELPVEPNRYHYVWAKFCPWATPAAMMIDYTGLNKVISKFATYPLRHPGIDDDWFFGKNADDEDPMLHTTRLSQNYKKAVPNFSARPTVPALIDLTTGGVVNDSSRDIMFELGGSWRGYFDQNVPDVYPDDLKAEIDAMNTRIITDITSIPGKINDVDSQAEYDMLFNQYFDRLAQLDRRLADKRFLMGDHITLPDFWLVVSLIRFDVVFYFKSKLNKKRLVDFPNLWRYAKECYQIPAFKQNTDFTAIKQHFFQVSDDPVTSFDRVIPGGPDLSKWED; this is translated from the coding sequence ATGAGTCAAAATGTGAAACGCGGGGATGCTTGTGCATTGCCGACACAAAAGAATGACGCGGGTTTTACTAAGAAATTTTCCACTGGTGAACTGCCGGTTGAACCTAACCGTTATCACTATGTCTGGGCGAAATTCTGTCCCTGGGCCACCCCGGCAGCGATGATGATCGATTACACCGGTTTGAACAAGGTGATTTCCAAATTTGCGACCTATCCCTTGCGTCATCCTGGCATTGATGACGACTGGTTCTTTGGCAAGAACGCTGACGATGAAGATCCGATGCTCCATACCACGCGGTTGTCGCAGAATTACAAAAAGGCCGTCCCGAACTTCTCGGCACGGCCAACGGTTCCGGCATTGATTGATTTAACTACCGGTGGCGTGGTCAATGATTCTTCACGAGATATTATGTTTGAATTGGGCGGATCTTGGAGGGGATATTTCGATCAAAATGTGCCAGACGTTTATCCAGACGATTTAAAGGCTGAAATTGACGCCATGAACACGCGCATTATTACCGACATCACGTCAATTCCGGGCAAGATTAACGACGTTGACTCGCAAGCCGAATACGACATGTTGTTCAATCAGTATTTTGATCGATTGGCGCAATTGGACCGGCGACTCGCTGACAAGCGCTTCTTAATGGGCGATCACATTACCCTGCCGGACTTTTGGCTGGTGGTCAGTTTGATTCGCTTTGATGTGGTGTTTTATTTCAAGAGCAAGCTGAATAAAAAACGGTTGGTTGATTTCCCTAATCTTTGGCGTTACGCGAAGGAATGCTACCAGATTCCGGCATTTAAGCAAAATACTGATTTCACCGCTATTAAGCAGCACTTCTTTCAAGTGAGCGATGATCCGGTGACTTCGTTTGATCGGGTCATTCCTGGTGGACCGGATTTGAGTAAATGGGAAGATTGA
- a CDS encoding helix-turn-helix domain-containing protein, giving the protein MQEPGCLYRQLRKERHLTLQQVADSENSVSFISKFEKGGSQISFNRMIHLLGKINFSVEEFLYLQGRDTIQPIKSTFMSHHPIYLTAPFMTPMVTLLNSLTGDSETSATLPRSIEQYDAKIHQLEDAGNLNWQHYLAILYQIQQVLIQNDASPAGDPKTAFAKLRQLSRPIVTYLYNIDNWSTFEILLFSISHFAMPLQTVHRLSKIAIKRTTSTETFPMMPQMRFELLFGLFSTYINFRQMAWAKEALDSIAKLLEEDADSNFAIMLRFYRGWYDYIDSNGSVGEEMMTDVAAMFKLLNLRQPADLISKIIPQIKRNQRDPEKSMIFLF; this is encoded by the coding sequence ATGCAAGAACCGGGATGTTTATATCGTCAGTTACGAAAAGAACGCCATTTAACACTTCAGCAGGTAGCTGACAGTGAAAACAGCGTTTCATTTATTAGTAAATTTGAAAAGGGTGGCTCACAGATTAGCTTCAATCGAATGATTCATCTGCTGGGCAAAATTAATTTTTCAGTCGAGGAGTTCCTCTATCTTCAAGGACGCGACACCATCCAGCCAATCAAGTCGACGTTCATGTCGCACCATCCAATTTATCTGACAGCGCCGTTCATGACGCCGATGGTCACGTTACTCAACAGTCTGACGGGCGATTCAGAGACTTCAGCGACGTTGCCCCGGTCGATCGAACAATACGACGCTAAAATCCACCAGCTTGAGGATGCCGGTAACCTGAATTGGCAACACTACTTGGCGATTCTCTACCAAATTCAGCAAGTCTTAATTCAAAACGACGCCTCACCAGCAGGGGATCCGAAGACCGCCTTTGCCAAGCTGCGCCAACTGAGCCGGCCCATCGTGACTTACCTCTATAACATTGACAATTGGAGTACGTTTGAGATTTTGCTCTTTAGTATCAGCCACTTTGCCATGCCGCTTCAAACCGTCCATCGGTTGAGTAAAATCGCCATCAAGCGAACCACCAGTACAGAAACCTTCCCGATGATGCCGCAAATGAGATTCGAACTGCTCTTTGGCCTATTTTCAACCTACATTAATTTCCGCCAAATGGCTTGGGCAAAGGAAGCCCTGGACTCAATTGCCAAATTACTTGAGGAGGATGCCGATAGCAACTTTGCGATCATGCTGCGGTTTTACCGGGGCTGGTACGATTACATCGACTCAAACGGCAGTGTCGGTGAGGAAATGATGACCGATGTCGCTGCCATGTTCAAGCTATTAAATCTGCGCCAACCAGCCGACCTGATTAGCAAAATCATTCCACAGATTAAACGCAATCAGCGTGATCCGGAGAAGTCGATGATCTTTCTGTTTTGA